The following coding sequences lie in one Geoalkalibacter sp. genomic window:
- a CDS encoding AbrB/MazE/SpoVT family DNA-binding domain-containing protein, with translation MSLAKLSRKSQVVLPAHICRRLNIKPGDMLEISEKDHVIFIRKAEQSALDDLDFCGGDLWRGYDNELEEAREQSDRRQG, from the coding sequence ATGTCACTGGCCAAACTCAGCAGAAAATCGCAGGTCGTTCTCCCCGCCCATATCTGTCGCCGGCTGAATATCAAACCGGGCGACATGCTTGAGATTTCGGAAAAGGACCACGTCATTTTTATTCGCAAGGCGGAACAATCAGCGTTGGATGACCTCGATTTCTGTGGTGGCGATCTCTGGCGTGGTTATGACAATGAGCTTGAGGAGGCGCGGGAACAATCGGATCGCCGCCAGGGGTGA
- a CDS encoding DUF2169 family type VI secretion system accessory protein: MYSLDNRTNWSAALYPGWGRNGQRQFTLVIKAGFAFDVVGHLTPLARPAIEETDRYRGEPGRSSLAAACETVPFKQGAELLLSGTAQPPGAGRTVGEVEIGLRRGEGATWSKTLRVFGRRRWTTGLLMAVPGDPEPLDAVPLIYENAYGGSDPADPDKIFAANPVGRGYSERGRRLKGLELPQLETGPRCITSPTARPAPAGFGPLSPLWEPRLGAFAALNADATPQVGCPWGREVAADLFNAAPRDQRFAEPFRGGECLTLRGMVAGAPSGVPVHLPRLRPEVRRVRAGQVETVEVCCDTLVMDTDARQIHLVYRAALSWEARNNDNVLVVVRDLDNGK, from the coding sequence ATGTACTCCCTCGACAATCGCACCAACTGGTCCGCCGCACTCTACCCCGGCTGGGGCCGAAACGGGCAGCGGCAGTTCACCCTCGTCATCAAGGCGGGCTTTGCCTTTGATGTCGTGGGGCATCTGACTCCCTTGGCGCGCCCGGCCATCGAAGAGACGGATCGCTATCGCGGCGAACCGGGACGCTCAAGCCTCGCCGCCGCCTGCGAAACCGTGCCTTTCAAACAAGGCGCCGAATTGTTGCTCAGCGGCACCGCGCAACCGCCAGGCGCCGGGCGCACCGTCGGCGAGGTCGAAATCGGCCTGCGGCGCGGCGAGGGCGCGACCTGGAGCAAGACCCTGCGGGTTTTCGGCCGTCGCCGGTGGACGACAGGGCTGCTCATGGCCGTGCCCGGCGATCCGGAACCTCTCGACGCCGTGCCGCTCATCTACGAGAACGCCTATGGAGGCAGCGATCCCGCCGATCCCGACAAGATCTTCGCGGCCAACCCGGTAGGCCGAGGCTACAGTGAACGCGGTCGGCGCCTCAAAGGGCTGGAGTTGCCGCAGCTTGAGACGGGGCCGCGTTGCATCACCAGCCCCACCGCGCGCCCCGCTCCGGCCGGTTTCGGACCACTCTCGCCCCTTTGGGAGCCGCGTCTTGGCGCTTTCGCCGCGCTGAATGCGGATGCCACGCCGCAGGTCGGCTGCCCCTGGGGCCGGGAGGTCGCCGCAGATCTGTTCAATGCCGCTCCCCGCGATCAACGCTTTGCCGAACCCTTTCGCGGCGGGGAATGCCTCACCCTGCGCGGAATGGTCGCCGGGGCTCCCTCAGGCGTCCCTGTGCATCTGCCGCGCCTGCGACCGGAGGTGCGACGGGTGAGGGCGGGGCAGGTTGAGACGGTAGAAGTTTGCTGCGATACGCTGGTGATGGATACCGACGCGCGGCAGATACATCTGGTCTATCGCGCCGCGCTGTCCTGGGAGGCGAGGAATAACGACAACGTCTTGGTTGTGGTGCGCGATCTGGACAATGGAAAATAG
- a CDS encoding ABC transporter ATP-binding protein — MHDQRPLFTPWDSSLAMANDVVSFNAVSKTYPRELGAAPHQALKGISFQLDKGKTLGLVGANGAGKSTTIRLLMDFIRPDKGEILLFDKSPQCHEIRRRIGYLPEIASFPHNLTVLDMIRFTGEACGLPRDVWQKQGEAWLHVLELWEARRRPLRSYSKGMQQRANFVLALINDPDLLILDEPMSGLDPLGRAKIANLIADLKKEGKTILFCSHILEDIDRLSDSILVLHHGEKIFEGLPADLCRQQGVDSMVEGYLKLVQESAPCA; from the coding sequence TTGCATGACCAGCGCCCTTTGTTTACTCCCTGGGATTCGTCGTTAGCCATGGCAAATGATGTCGTCAGCTTTAACGCTGTCTCGAAAACCTATCCCCGCGAACTCGGCGCTGCCCCGCACCAGGCACTCAAGGGCATTTCCTTCCAGTTGGACAAGGGCAAAACCCTGGGATTGGTCGGTGCCAACGGCGCCGGAAAAAGTACCACCATTCGCCTGCTCATGGATTTCATCCGCCCGGACAAGGGGGAGATTCTGCTCTTTGACAAATCGCCCCAGTGTCACGAAATTCGTCGGCGGATCGGCTATCTCCCCGAGATCGCCAGTTTTCCGCACAATCTGACAGTGCTGGACATGATCCGCTTTACCGGAGAGGCCTGCGGCCTTCCGCGCGATGTCTGGCAAAAGCAGGGGGAAGCATGGCTACACGTTCTTGAACTCTGGGAAGCACGGCGGCGGCCCTTGCGCTCCTATTCCAAGGGCATGCAGCAGCGCGCCAATTTTGTGCTGGCCCTGATCAACGATCCCGATTTGCTTATCTTGGATGAGCCGATGAGTGGTCTCGATCCCCTGGGGCGGGCCAAAATCGCCAATTTGATTGCCGACCTCAAAAAGGAAGGGAAGACGATCCTTTTCTGTTCGCACATTCTGGAAGATATTGACCGGCTATCGGACAGCATTTTGGTGTTGCACCACGGGGAAAAGATCTTTGAGGGTTTGCCGGCCGACCTTTGCCGACAGCAGGGTGTCGATTCCATGGTCGAGGGTTATCTCAAGCTTGTCCAGGAGTCTGCGCCATGCGCCTGA
- a CDS encoding type IV pilin protein encodes MLKKFKKNQKGFTLIELLIVVAIIGILAAIAIPQFAAYRIRGFNASAQSDVRNVSTSQAGFFADWQVFGGTAAWAPGGAVPAFANGAGAILTGPNNGVAGNIPGIAATVGGVNRGIQIPLGNLVMVSAGTEAAGLTSFTAVAKHIQGDTFFGVDSDTTAIYFDQWAGSAGTALVAGNIPASLVGTDEFQGVAGPSGANWGVR; translated from the coding sequence ATGTTGAAGAAGTTCAAGAAGAACCAAAAGGGTTTTACCCTCATCGAACTGCTGATCGTCGTCGCGATCATCGGTATCCTGGCGGCGATCGCCATTCCGCAGTTTGCGGCCTATCGGATTCGAGGATTTAACGCATCAGCTCAAAGCGATGTGCGCAACGTATCCACCTCGCAGGCTGGATTCTTCGCCGACTGGCAGGTTTTTGGCGGTACAGCCGCTTGGGCTCCTGGCGGTGCAGTCCCTGCATTTGCAAATGGTGCGGGTGCGATTCTTACCGGACCCAATAACGGCGTCGCCGGCAACATCCCTGGCATCGCCGCGACTGTCGGTGGTGTAAACCGCGGTATCCAGATCCCCCTGGGGAACTTGGTGATGGTTTCCGCCGGTACGGAAGCTGCGGGTCTGACCTCTTTCACTGCCGTTGCCAAACATATCCAGGGCGATACCTTCTTTGGCGTGGATAGCGACACGACGGCGATTTACTTTGACCAATGGGCTGGCTCCGCCGGGACCGCTCTGGTTGCCGGAAATATTCCTGCCTCTTTGGTCGGTACAGATGAATTCCAAGGCGTTGCTGGTCCCAGTGGCGCCAACTGGGGGGTTCGCTAA